A single window of Nostoc sp. C052 DNA harbors:
- a CDS encoding IS4 family transposase — protein MTAENVAERDAVLCVGDTTFFDYGSIEAKKEGYGPIGKGGNGLILHSALAIEPENGQSVGLLWQKLWNREPKAKPPLDETPTQKKQRQAAARKEARNRPFEQKESYKWVEALTLVEKLVSQQTRVIHVFDREGDVTEVFDKTRQLQHTGVLVRAAHNRSLDSNSERLWSKLEAQPIIFEQEIELPPTQKRTQRQTKLAIRFCAINLRTPYRFDNRDPLPVYAVYATEVDCPEGETPVEWMLLTTEVVADIEMALMILRWYSYRWRVEEYHKIFKSGCQVEKYRLAAEGMKTLIGFLSVIAVELLQLTYLHRTQPLAPAIEVLNPLELKILKAKSPKLPKLLTVNWAVEAIARLGGYLEHRSKTPIGIQVLWRGWLKLHDLCEGWQLAKET, from the coding sequence ATGACGGCGGAAAATGTTGCAGAACGCGACGCAGTGCTGTGTGTTGGAGACACAACTTTTTTTGATTATGGCAGTATTGAGGCTAAAAAAGAAGGTTACGGCCCAATTGGTAAGGGAGGAAACGGTTTAATATTGCACAGTGCATTAGCTATAGAACCTGAGAATGGTCAGTCAGTTGGGTTGTTGTGGCAAAAACTGTGGAATCGGGAGCCAAAGGCGAAACCACCACTGGATGAAACCCCAACACAAAAAAAACAAAGACAAGCCGCAGCCCGGAAAGAAGCCCGAAACCGCCCGTTTGAACAAAAAGAATCTTACAAGTGGGTAGAAGCGCTCACTTTGGTTGAAAAACTTGTAAGCCAGCAAACACGAGTGATTCATGTTTTCGACCGCGAAGGTGATGTCACAGAAGTTTTTGATAAAACTCGTCAACTTCAACACACTGGAGTTCTGGTTCGCGCAGCTCATAACCGCAGTTTAGATTCCAATAGTGAACGTCTGTGGTCAAAGTTAGAAGCACAACCCATTATTTTTGAACAAGAAATCGAATTACCACCGACTCAAAAGCGTACGCAGCGCCAAACTAAACTGGCTATCAGATTCTGTGCTATTAATCTCCGTACTCCTTACCGTTTTGATAATCGTGACCCGCTACCTGTGTATGCTGTTTATGCCACAGAAGTGGATTGCCCCGAAGGTGAAACTCCTGTTGAGTGGATGTTGCTAACTACAGAAGTTGTTGCAGATATCGAGATGGCTTTGATGATTTTACGCTGGTACTCCTATCGGTGGCGAGTTGAGGAGTATCATAAAATTTTCAAGTCGGGATGTCAGGTAGAAAAATATCGGCTTGCTGCTGAGGGGATGAAAACTCTCATTGGATTTTTGAGTGTGATTGCTGTTGAGCTTTTACAGTTGACTTATCTCCACCGCACTCAGCCTTTAGCTCCGGCAATTGAAGTTCTCAATCCCCTTGAACTCAAGATTTTAAAAGCTAAGTCTCCCAAACTACCCAAACTCCTCACAGTTAATTGGGCTGTCGAAGCGATCGCTCGTCTTGGCGGCTACCTAGAACATCGAAGCAAAACACCAATTGGTATCCAGGTACTGTGGCGAGGTTGGTTAAAATTGCATGACCTTTGTGAAGGTTGGCAGCTTGCAAAAGAGACTTAA
- a CDS encoding helix-turn-helix domain-containing protein, with amino-acid sequence MNEAKVMDSNYLLNDIDSCNLNIAINTAILTSFEKFLLQSQPLLNHVFRFIETNYQNSISLREVAEAVSRSPAYLTDLVRRETGKTVLCWIVERRMVEARRLLLETDQSVEQIAEAVGYLDRRHFGRQFLRLHNTTPQTWRRCHRSKSIPRWERVPQKASSTELINQEPTTVTFAEAQRLQSCIQEIAAIFNKNTLADEVLMLKSQNGSVAKIDNGSIQITLVST; translated from the coding sequence ATGAACGAGGCTAAAGTGATGGACTCTAATTACTTATTAAATGACATTGACTCTTGTAACCTTAACATCGCTATTAATACAGCGATACTGACAAGTTTTGAAAAGTTCTTGCTTCAGTCCCAACCTTTGCTAAACCATGTTTTTCGGTTTATTGAAACAAATTATCAGAATTCAATTAGTCTTAGAGAAGTAGCTGAGGCAGTTAGTCGTTCCCCTGCGTACCTCACTGACCTTGTACGGCGAGAGACTGGAAAAACCGTGCTCTGTTGGATTGTTGAGCGTCGTATGGTAGAGGCACGCCGTCTGCTTCTCGAAACAGACCAGTCGGTGGAGCAAATTGCTGAAGCAGTGGGCTATTTAGATAGACGCCATTTCGGCCGCCAGTTTCTCCGGCTCCACAATACAACCCCGCAAACATGGCGAAGATGCCATCGGAGCAAGAGTATCCCGCGATGGGAAAGAGTCCCACAAAAGGCAAGTTCAACTGAATTAATCAACCAAGAACCCACAACTGTCACTTTTGCAGAAGCTCAACGATTGCAGTCTTGTATCCAAGAGATTGCTGCAATTTTTAATAAGAATACCCTAGCTGATGAAGTACTTATGTTAAAAAGTCAAAATGGTTCTGTTGCAAAAATAGACAATGGTTCGATACAAATTACCTTGGTATCAACTTGA
- a CDS encoding ankyrin repeat domain-containing protein encodes MSTNLIVAVINNNLKDAKKLIEAGVNVNQIDSSGNSLLLVSSANGQSEMVKLLLDAGADIHAVDSNMKATALHASAYLRHPEVMKILIQYGINIDAQGPYNGYTALHDAVWQNNIEGVSLLLNAGARLDIKGKNGDTPLDIAKKSGCKEIVAIISKYEADYA; translated from the coding sequence ATGAGTACTAATTTAATTGTTGCCGTAATTAATAACAACCTTAAAGACGCTAAAAAATTAATTGAAGCTGGCGTAAACGTTAACCAAATAGATAGCAGTGGAAATAGCCTCTTGCTCGTCAGTTCTGCTAACGGTCAATCAGAAATGGTGAAACTACTCCTTGACGCTGGTGCTGATATTCACGCGGTTGACTCAAATATGAAGGCCACTGCACTCCATGCTTCTGCCTATTTGAGGCATCCAGAAGTCATGAAAATTCTGATTCAATATGGGATTAATATAGACGCTCAGGGCCCTTATAACGGATACACTGCTTTACACGATGCGGTTTGGCAGAACAATATTGAAGGAGTCAGTCTTCTCCTAAACGCAGGTGCTAGGTTAGATATCAAAGGCAAGAATGGAGACACTCCTTTAGATATTGCCAAAAAAAGTGGGTGTAAAGAGATTGTTGCCATCATTTCTAAGTATGAAGCGGACTATGCTTGA
- a CDS encoding ISAs1 family transposase yields MKLKPKITIADHFALMEDPRIDRTKRHNLIDILTIALCIVICGADSWVAIELYGCTKYEWLKTFLELPNGIPSHDTFARVFAQLNPQQFQSCFLNWIKSIQIRTDSEVVAIDGKTLCGSHDKSSGQSAIQMVSVWATTNRLVLGQVKVDEKSNEITAIPELLKVLELSGCIVTIDAIGCQKDIVKLITQQNADYVITLKKNQGNLYDEVENLFKSGISTGFQGFGHSTYKTEETGHGRHEIRHYVMLSDIQSRLDPNSVWSNFNSIGMVESVRQVNGKTTVETRYFISSLKDNAKKFANSVRSHWGIENSLHWVLDVALKEDDCRRGKDNAPQNFAVMRHIAVNLLGKEQRVKRGIKNKQFLAAMDNKYLERVLALA; encoded by the coding sequence GTGAAGCTCAAGCCAAAAATTACGATTGCTGACCACTTTGCTTTAATGGAAGACCCAAGAATAGACCGCACGAAGCGACACAATTTAATAGACATTCTCACAATTGCTTTATGTATAGTGATATGTGGAGCAGACAGTTGGGTGGCAATTGAATTGTATGGCTGCACAAAATATGAGTGGTTAAAAACATTTTTAGAGCTACCAAACGGAATACCATCACACGATACATTTGCACGAGTCTTTGCACAATTAAATCCACAGCAATTTCAGTCATGTTTCTTAAATTGGATTAAGTCAATCCAGATCAGGACGGATAGTGAAGTTGTAGCAATTGATGGCAAAACGTTATGTGGTTCTCATGATAAAAGTAGTGGTCAGAGTGCAATTCAAATGGTGAGTGTATGGGCAACTACAAATAGATTGGTGTTGGGACAAGTAAAGGTAGATGAAAAATCCAATGAAATTACAGCAATTCCAGAGTTATTAAAGGTATTAGAACTGTCTGGGTGTATCGTAACAATTGATGCAATCGGTTGTCAGAAAGATATTGTAAAGTTAATTACACAGCAAAACGCAGATTATGTAATAACTTTAAAAAAGAATCAAGGAAATCTCTATGATGAAGTTGAAAACCTATTCAAGTCAGGGATAAGCACAGGTTTTCAAGGGTTTGGACATAGCACATATAAAACAGAAGAAACGGGGCATGGTCGTCATGAAATTCGCCACTATGTCATGTTATCTGATATTCAATCTCGGCTTGACCCTAATTCAGTTTGGTCAAACTTTAATAGTATTGGGATGGTAGAATCCGTCCGGCAAGTAAATGGTAAAACAACGGTGGAGACTCGTTATTTTATTAGTAGTCTTAAGGATAATGCCAAAAAATTTGCTAATTCTGTTCGTAGTCACTGGGGAATAGAAAATTCATTGCATTGGGTATTGGATGTAGCTTTAAAAGAAGATGACTGTCGTAGGGGAAAAGATAATGCTCCACAAAATTTTGCAGTAATGCGGCACATAGCAGTAAATCTTTTAGGTAAAGAGCAGCGTGTGAAAAGGGGAATCAAAAATAAACAGTTTTTAGCAGCAATGGACAATAAATATTTAGAAAGAGTTTTAGCTTTAGCATAA
- a CDS encoding transposase DNA-binding-containing protein, whose amino-acid sequence MLDWWEKNFATLELGDRRLNERAMSVGYALSMGFGKALSEVFSSGTALKRAYEFLPIQKCNFQA is encoded by the coding sequence ATGCTGGACTGGTGGGAAAAGAATTTTGCAACTTTAGAACTGGGCGATCGCCGATTGAATGAGCGCGCGATGTCGGTAGGTTATGCTCTGAGTATGGGATTCGGCAAAGCACTGTCGGAAGTTTTCAGCAGTGGAACAGCACTCAAGAGAGCCTATGAGTTTTTGCCAATCCAAAAGTGCAATTTCCAAGCGTGA